The Candidatus Edwardsbacteria bacterium DNA window TCCATATCCGGTGGTCTGGCTTCCGGGATCTATTCCTAATATTATCATTTCATCACCACCAAGACACCAAGGCACAAAGAGGATTAATGTTTAACGAAATTGGTGTCTTCGTGCCTTTGTGGTTCAGCTGTTACTTGTCCAGTTTGGCCATGATCTCGGGAGAGATGTCAAAGTTGGCATAGACCTTCTGGCTGTCGTCGAAGTCCTCCACCATGTCCATCAGCTTCAGCATGCTCTCGGCGCCCCTCTCGTCAAGCTGGACGGTATTCTGGGGGATCTTGTTCATCTCGGCCGAGCTTACCGGGATACCCTTGGCCTCGATGGCCAACTTCACCGCTTCCAGACTGGACGGCGCGGTAAACACCTCGAATACGCCCTCCTCGGCCTTGACGTCATCGGCCCCGGCCTCCAGCGCCACGTCCATCAGAGTATCCTCGTCGGTCTTGGATGAGTCTACGGTGATGACCCCCTTGGCCTCGAACATCCAGGCCACGCAGCCCTGGGCCCCCATGTTTCCGCCGTATTTGGAGAACAGGTGCCGCAGTTCGGAGGCGGTGCGGTTCTTGTTGTCGGTCACGCAGTCTATCAGCAGGGCCACTCCGCCCGGTCCGTAGGCTTCGTAGGTGATCTCCTCGTAGGTCACGCCCTCCAGCTCGCCGGTGCCCTTTTTGATGGCCCGCTCGATATTATCGGCCGGCATATTGCTGGCCTTGGCAATGCCAATGGCCGTCCTTAAGCGGGGATTGCCGTCGGGGTCGCCTCCGCCCTGTCTGGCGGCTATGGAGATCTCCTTTATCACCCGGGTAAAGACACGGCCCCTGGCGGCATCGATCCCGGCCTTTTTCCTTTTAATGGTAGCCCATTTTGAATGACCTGACATGCAAAACCTCCTTGGCAAACGGCCATGTCCTATTGAAACATGACGTATAATTGGGTTGATAAATTATCAGTTAAAACCTTAATGTATATGATTTTACCGTAAAAGGCCCGGGCTTGTCAAGGAATAAGAAATTTTAGGTCTATGACCAGTGATCTTCTATCAAACCGGATATCGATTCTCTTAAAAGGTCGGTCGTTCTTATTGCCGGCGGCTGTCCACCCTCCTTGAATTTGGCCGACAGCAGGCCGAAGGAGACCCTCTCGATCCCGGCCGCCTTCAATCCCGCCCGGTAGATCTGATAGGTCCGGTGAAAGGTAATATGATCCTTGGGGCCGGATTTT harbors:
- a CDS encoding YebC/PmpR family DNA-binding transcriptional regulator; translation: MSGHSKWATIKRKKAGIDAARGRVFTRVIKEISIAARQGGGDPDGNPRLRTAIGIAKASNMPADNIERAIKKGTGELEGVTYEEITYEAYGPGGVALLIDCVTDNKNRTASELRHLFSKYGGNMGAQGCVAWMFEAKGVITVDSSKTDEDTLMDVALEAGADDVKAEEGVFEVFTAPSSLEAVKLAIEAKGIPVSSAEMNKIPQNTVQLDERGAESMLKLMDMVEDFDDSQKVYANFDISPEIMAKLDK